From the Malus domestica chromosome 17, GDT2T_hap1 genome, one window contains:
- the LOC103404471 gene encoding uncharacterized protein, with amino-acid sequence MASTYCYSLSLPPIPNPPNLNKIQLLPTNLYTTNPFSRSIATIRSPGIRASNLSSSTAVQDEARKPSEEAMSIDNLCGFVNLNVGNWQGSFFQFDTVGNLLHKVSTKLAASSYGEDELISLIQTLYIKQAPSSTSFSELDEEVEWAEYKIKETNMFTVDKYQQIGFFPNEKAFSLRYQTAGMLETVLRQGVLGEDDTGEESPKNLKLPSRRPAIVCESCLHSLEKDMRVRAFHIMDPKGIIEMILIFLEERGDGAVLPPALDNNVENTDRIVPFLGTWKGHSVTKRSGVYGSTMAEADIVATLEMDDNGHVIQGITSTSAAGDVTTNVPWTGIKSDNLITFNGGYQMTLLPGGMYMGCPCEVGNNVAESLSFHLEFCWLEGLGKRQRLVRTYDVEGQAVSTTYFHETKM; translated from the exons ATGGCTTCCACTTACTGCTACTCACTTTCACTCCCTCCCATCCCCAACCCACCAAACCTCAACAAAATCCAACTCCTACCCACCAACCTTTACACCACGAACCCGTTTTCTCGCTCCATTGCTACAATCCGGAGCCCCGGAATCCGAGCTTCCAACTTGTCTTCTTCCACCGCAGTCCAAGATGAAGCTCGAAAGCCCAGCGAGGAAGCAATGAGCATCGACAATCTTTGCGGCTTCGTTAATCTGAACGTGGGAAATTGGCAAGGTTCCTTCTTT CAATTTGATACTGTTGGGAATCTGTTGCATAAAGTGAGTACAAAGCTTGCAGCTAGCTCTTATGGGGAAGATGAACTCATCAGTCTCATTCAAAC ATTATATATTAAACAAGCTCCATCAAGCACTTCATTTTCTGAATTAGATGAGGAGGTGGAGTGGGCGGAGTACAAAATTAAAGAAACGAACATGTTCACGGTGGACAAGTATCAGCAG ATTGGCTTCTTCCCCAATGAGAAAGCATTTTCGCTAAGGTACCAGACCGCTGGCATGTTAGAAACAGTGCTGAGACAGGGCGTTCTTGGGGAAGATGACACCGGTGAAGAATCACCAAA AAATCTAAAGCTCCCTTCCCGTCGTCCTGCTATTGTATGTGAAAGTTGTCTGCATTCACTAGAGAAGGATATGCGAGTAAGAGCTTTCCACATCATGGACCCTAAAGGCATTATCGAAATGATTCTCATCTTCCTGGAGGAAAGAGGAGATGGCGCAGTTCTTCCTCCTGCCCTCGACAATAACGTG GAAAACACAGACAGGATTGTGCCATTTCTTGGTACGTGGAAAGGTCACTCCGTAACAAAACGAAGTGGTGTTTATGGATCAACAATGGCTGAAGCTGATATAGTAGCAACACTTGAGATGGATGATAATGGCCACGTTATTCAG GGCATCACTTCCACCTCCGCTGCGGGTGATGTTACAACTAATGTGCCTTGGACGGGGATCAAGTCGGACAACTTGATTACTTTCAACGGAGGTTATCAGATGACTCTATTGCCCGGAGGCATGTACATGGGATGCCCGTGCGAGGTAGGAAACAATGTTGCAGAATCGTTGTCGTTCCATTTGGAGTTCTGTTGGCTTGAGGGACTTGGCAAGAGACAGAGACTGGTTCGCACTTACGATGTTGAAGGTCAGGCCGTCTCCACAACTTACTTCCACGAGACTAAAATGTGA
- the LOC103425835 gene encoding early nodulin-like protein 20 has translation MRMMNSGVMVAVVITMGWLMASATAILHKVGGKQGWDQNVNYTEWAVNEQVYVGEWLIFNFDKRYYNVLEVNKTSYENCNDQGFIKNITRGGRDVYQLTEARPYYFLSGGGYCWHGMKLYLTVHDGLPPAPELAPALAPATSVACPPNSLTSSAAEMLFLSIALCLALMWTL, from the exons ATGCGGATGATGAATTCGGGAGTGATGGTGGCCGTAGTAATAACGATGGGGTGGCTAATGGCGTCTGCAACCGCTATTCTGCATAAGGTGGGAGGCAAACAGGGTTGGGATCAGAACGTCAATTACACTGAGTGGGCGGTAAATGAACAGGTTTACGTCGGCGAATGGCTCA TATTCAACTTTGACAAGAGGTACTACAATGTTCTGGAGGTGAACAAGACGAGCTACGAGAACTGCAATGATCAAGGCTTCATAAAGAACATAACCCGGGGAGGGCGAGATGTGTATCAACTCACAGAGGCAAGGCCGTATTACTTCCTCTCCGGCGGAGGTTACTGCTGGCATGGCATGAAGCTTTATCTCACTGTCCACGATGGGCTCCCACCTGCTCCAGAACTTGCTCCAGCACTTGCTCCGGCTACAAGTGTGGCTTGTCCTCCAAATTCACTAACCTCCTCCGCCGCTGAGATGTTGTTTCTATCCATTGCCCTTTGCTTAGCTTTAATGTGGACGCTCTAG